A part of Scleropages formosus chromosome 3, fSclFor1.1, whole genome shotgun sequence genomic DNA contains:
- the LOC108935246 gene encoding tyrosine-protein kinase ABL2-like isoform X1 encodes MGQQVGRVGEAAPPGLQPPQPQPQQGLQGKASRSAAGAARRGAAAGGAQTGRSAVAVGLSDPAINVFTQHSEALHRPFGLEHDSALAEAGRWGSKENLLGATESDPNLFVALYDFVASGDNTLSITKGEKLRVLGYNQNGEWSEVRSKNGQGWVPSNYITPVNSLEKHSWYHGPVSRSAAEYLLSSLINGSFLVRESESSPGQLSISLRYEGRVYHYRINTASDGKVYVTAESRFSTLAELVHHHSTVADGLVTTLHYPAPKCNKPTIYGVSPIHDKWEMERTDITMKHKLGGGQYGEVYVGVWKKYNLTVAVKTLKEDTMEVEEFLKEASVMKEVKHPNLVQLLGVCTLEPPFYIVTEYMPHGNLLDYLRECNREEVNAVVLLYMATQISSAMEYLEKKNFIHRDLAARNCLVGENHVVKVADFGLSRLMTGDTYTAHAGAKFPIKWTAPESLAYNTFSIKSDVWAFGVLLWEIATYGMSPYPGIDLSQVYDLLEKGYRMEQPEGCPPKVYELMRACWQWSPMDRPSFAEIHQAFETMFHDSSISEEVAEELCKTATSSSSSRFIPGKPLLPLKPRSPKKHIDNKENIEERQEALGLSGTSGLTANLLADNGTGTSPALPRKQRDKSPSSLLEESRETTFTRDRKAGFFSSFMKKKSSSPTSHPQQTLPMPPKRSSSFREMENQPHKKYEPAAGFGAIPPPAAQVDTSGFSPSHGETSSTPSRCCGASFGSRNSSCSSAVGSSSSWAGLAGFFTPRLIKKTLGLRTGKPSGAEDGAVGGGSKPFPRSNSTSSMSAGLPDLDRMALTLPRNRSKPPLERTASTTSQPESGSSRCGELPARRTDEGSAQIRERHKTKLLPRGVSGNGVSVVAQRAPGVGGEADSDCHSQVREVSELAGQDRQGWSSPSKSSGSATSTAPHNHKVPVLISPTLKHSPPDAHLVAMDSQGNRFKLLSEHQADRDRPRLVKPRCAPPPPPNLRLVQQPPSFYCGDEGDELSGEVNGEVGKRPGRPAGSSGGRPSVPPPQVPPAASPSSSNLCSSGSTPQTKMTNGAPPPTASAPAGSGKVTLRRARADRTPLGQVSKEALLECAEGLSSALRASPEPSSSSHVLDAGHQLLDCCSGYVDCISQTRNKFAFREAVGKLELSLHELRASSSGGGVGGGTVPGASVVVDNLHACIKEISDVVQR; translated from the exons atggggcagcaggtaggccGTGTCGGGGAGGCAGCTCCGCCGGGGCTCCAGCCGCCTCAGCCTCAGCCTCAGCAGGGGCTCCAAGGGAAGGCGAGCCGGAGCGCCGCTGGAGCCGCCAGAAGAGGAGCGGCCGCGGGCGGAGCGCAGACCGGTAGGAGCGCCGTCGCTGTGGGCCTCTCGGACCCGGCAATCAACGTGTTCACCCAGCACTCAG AGGCCCTTCACCGCCCGTTCGGCCTGGAACACGACTCCGCCCTGGCCGAGGCAGGCCGCTGGGGCTCTAAGGAGAACTTGCTGGGTGCCACTGAGAGCGACCCCAACCTCTTCGTTGCACTTTACGACTTTGTCGCCAGTGGCGACAACACGCTGAGCATCACTAAAG GTGAAAAGCTGCGGGTTCTGGGCTACAATCAAAACGGCGAGTGGAGTGAGGTGCGCTCCAAGAATGGGCAGGGCTGGGTGCCCAGCAACTACATCACACCGGTAAACAGCCTGGAGAAGCACAGCTGGTACCACGGGCCCGTATCCCGCAGCGCCGCCGAGTACCTGCTCAGCAGCCTCATCAATGGCAGCTTCCTGgtgcgagagagcgagagcagcCCTGGTCAACTGTCCATCTCGCTGCGCTACGAGGGCCGGGTTTACCACTACCGCATCAACACGGCATCCGATGGCAAG GTCTATGTGACAGCAGAGAGCCGTTTCAGCACTCTGGCCGAACTGGTGCACCACCACTCCACGGTGGCAGATGGCCTTGTGACCACACTGCACTACCCAGCGCCCAAGTGCAACAAGCCCACCATCTACGGGGTCTCGCCCATCCATGACAAGTGGGAGATGGAGCGCACTGACATTACTATGAAGCACAAGCTGGGAGGTGGACAATATGGGGAGGTGTATGTCGGTGTCTGGAAGAAGTACAACCTCACTGTGGCAGTAAAGACTCTGAAG GAGGACACCATGGAAGTGGAGGAGTTCCTTAAAGAAGCTTCAGTTATGAAAGAGGTCAAACATCCCAACCTCGTACAGCTGCTGG GCGTCTGTACACTGGAGCCCCCTTTCTACATTGTGACAGAGTACATGCCCCACGGGAACCTTCTGGACTACCTGCGCGAGTGCAACCGCGAGGAGGTGAATGCTGTGGTGCTTCTCTACATGGCCACACAGATCTCTTCGGCCATGGAGTACCTGGAAAAGAAGAACTTCATCCACAG GGACCTGGCAGCAAGGAACTGCCTGGTGGGCGAGAACCATGTGGTGAAGGTTGCCGACTTCGGCCTAAGTCGCCTCATGACCGGGGACACCTACACAGCCCATGCCGGCGCCAAGTTTCCCATCAAGTGGACTGCCCCAGAGAGCCTTGCCTACAACACCTTCTCCATCAAGTCTGACGTTTGGG CATTTGGGGTGCTGCTTTGGGAGATAGCCACCTATGGCATGTCCCCCTACCCAGGCATCGACCTTTCTCAGGTATACGATCTGCTGGAGAAAGGCTACCGAATGGAGCAGCCGGAGGGGTGTCCACCCAAGGTGTACGAGCTCATGAGAGCCT GCTGGCAGTGGAGCCCAATGGATCGACCATCCTTTGCTGAGATACATCAGGCCTTTGAAACCATGTTCCATGACTCCAGTATCTCTGAAG AGGTGGCAGAGGAACTGTGTAAGACAGCCACATCTTCCTCATCCAGTCGTTTCATCCCTGGAAAGCCGCTCTTGCCCCTCAAGCCTCGTTCCCCAAAGAAACACATAGACAACAAGGAGAACATTGAAGAGCGGCAGGAGGCCCTCGGACTCAGCGGCACATCAG GTCTGACGGCTAATCTTCTGGCCGACAATGGCACGGGAACCTCTCCAGCCCTACCGCGCAAGCAGCGGGACAAATCTCCCAGCAGCCTCCTGGAGGAGTCGCGTGAGACCACTTTCACGCGGGACCGTAAGGCTGgcttcttcagctccttcaTGAAGAAGAAGTCCTCCTCGCCCACCTCTCACCCGCAGCAGACGCTGCCCATGCCGCCCAAGAGGAGCAGCTCTTTTAGGGAGATGGAGAATCAGCCCCACAAGAAATACGAGCCAGCAGCTGGCTTTGGCGCTATACCGCCTCCTGCTGCGCAGGTAGACACCTCTGGCTTCTCACCCTCCCATGGGGAAACGAGTTCAACCCCGTCACGCTGCTGTGGAGCCAGCTTTGGATCCAGGAactccagctgctcctctgcagttggcagcagcagcagctgggcaGGCCTTGCTGGCTTCTTTACACCCCGCCTCATCAAAAAGACCCTGGGGCTGCGGACAGGGAAGCCGAGTGGGGCTGAGGATGGGGCTGTGGGAGGGGGGAGCAAGCCCTTCCCCAGGTCTAATTCCACTTCCTCTATGTCGGCTGGTCTGCCAGACCTGGACCGCATGGCCCTGACTCTGCCCAGGAACCGCAGCAAACCCCCACTAGAGCGCACCGCCTCGACTACCTCCCAGCCGGAGAGCGGGAGTTCACGCTGTGGAGAACTTCCTGCCCGCAGGACCGACGAGGGCAGCGCCCAGATTCGGGAGCGGCATAAAACTAAGCTGCTGCCCCGGGGAGTGAGTGGCAATGGGGTTTCTGTAGTTGCTCAGAGAGCACCTGGAGTCGGGGGTGAGGCTGACTCGGACTGCCATTCACAGGTGAGGGAGGTGTCAGAGTTGGCTGGCCAGGACAGACAGGGTTGGTCCTCCCCCTCCAAGTCATCAGGGTCTGCCACATCAACCGCCCCCCACAACCATAAAGTGCCGGTGCTGATCTCCCCCACACTGAAGCACAGCCCACCTGACGCTCATCTTGTGGCCATGGACTCCCAGGGTAACCGCTTCAAGCTGCTGTCAGAACACCAGGCTGACCGCGACCGGCCGCGGCTAGTCAAGCCTAGGTGTGCGCCCCCACCTCCCCCGAACTTGCGGCTCGTACAGCAGCCACCGTCCTTTTACTGCGGAGATGAGGGGGATGAGCTCTCCGGAGAGGTCAATGGGGAGGTGGGGAAACGACCTGGGAGGCCTGCAGGGTCATCGGGGGGCAGACCATCAGTGCCACCGCCGCAAGTGCCTCCAGCAGCCTCGCCCTCGTCGTCAAACTTGTGCTCCTCCGGTAGCACTCCCCAGACTAAGATGACCAATGGCGCGCCCCCTCCCACGGCCTCTGCCCCCGCAGGCAGTGGCAAGGTAACCCTGCGACGGGCACGTGCGGACAGGACTCCGCTGGGCCAGGTCAGTAAGGAGGCCCTGCTGGAGTGTGCCGAGGGCCTGAGCAGTGCCCTGCGGGCCAGTCCGGAGCCCTCCTCCAGCAGCCACGTCCTGGACGCTGGACACCAGCTGCTCGACTGCTGCTCAGGCTACGTGGACTGCATTTCGCAGACGCGCAACAAGTTCGCCTTCAGGGAGGCCGTGGGGAAGCTGGAGCTGAGCCTGCATGAGCTCCGGGCATCCTCGTCAGGGGGTGGGGTTGGCGGAGGCACCGTGCCGGGTGCCAGTGTAGTTGTGGACAACTTGCACGCTTGCATCAAGGAAATAAGTGATGTAGTGCAGAGATAG
- the LOC108935246 gene encoding tyrosine-protein kinase ABL2-like isoform X2 — MGQQVGRVGEAAPPGLQPPQPQPQQGLQGKASRSAAGAARRGAAAGGAQTEALHRPFGLEHDSALAEAGRWGSKENLLGATESDPNLFVALYDFVASGDNTLSITKGEKLRVLGYNQNGEWSEVRSKNGQGWVPSNYITPVNSLEKHSWYHGPVSRSAAEYLLSSLINGSFLVRESESSPGQLSISLRYEGRVYHYRINTASDGKVYVTAESRFSTLAELVHHHSTVADGLVTTLHYPAPKCNKPTIYGVSPIHDKWEMERTDITMKHKLGGGQYGEVYVGVWKKYNLTVAVKTLKEDTMEVEEFLKEASVMKEVKHPNLVQLLGVCTLEPPFYIVTEYMPHGNLLDYLRECNREEVNAVVLLYMATQISSAMEYLEKKNFIHRDLAARNCLVGENHVVKVADFGLSRLMTGDTYTAHAGAKFPIKWTAPESLAYNTFSIKSDVWAFGVLLWEIATYGMSPYPGIDLSQVYDLLEKGYRMEQPEGCPPKVYELMRACWQWSPMDRPSFAEIHQAFETMFHDSSISEEVAEELCKTATSSSSSRFIPGKPLLPLKPRSPKKHIDNKENIEERQEALGLSGTSGLTANLLADNGTGTSPALPRKQRDKSPSSLLEESRETTFTRDRKAGFFSSFMKKKSSSPTSHPQQTLPMPPKRSSSFREMENQPHKKYEPAAGFGAIPPPAAQVDTSGFSPSHGETSSTPSRCCGASFGSRNSSCSSAVGSSSSWAGLAGFFTPRLIKKTLGLRTGKPSGAEDGAVGGGSKPFPRSNSTSSMSAGLPDLDRMALTLPRNRSKPPLERTASTTSQPESGSSRCGELPARRTDEGSAQIRERHKTKLLPRGVSGNGVSVVAQRAPGVGGEADSDCHSQVREVSELAGQDRQGWSSPSKSSGSATSTAPHNHKVPVLISPTLKHSPPDAHLVAMDSQGNRFKLLSEHQADRDRPRLVKPRCAPPPPPNLRLVQQPPSFYCGDEGDELSGEVNGEVGKRPGRPAGSSGGRPSVPPPQVPPAASPSSSNLCSSGSTPQTKMTNGAPPPTASAPAGSGKVTLRRARADRTPLGQVSKEALLECAEGLSSALRASPEPSSSSHVLDAGHQLLDCCSGYVDCISQTRNKFAFREAVGKLELSLHELRASSSGGGVGGGTVPGASVVVDNLHACIKEISDVVQR; from the exons atggggcagcaggtaggccGTGTCGGGGAGGCAGCTCCGCCGGGGCTCCAGCCGCCTCAGCCTCAGCCTCAGCAGGGGCTCCAAGGGAAGGCGAGCCGGAGCGCCGCTGGAGCCGCCAGAAGAGGAGCGGCCGCGGGCGGAGCGCAGACCG AGGCCCTTCACCGCCCGTTCGGCCTGGAACACGACTCCGCCCTGGCCGAGGCAGGCCGCTGGGGCTCTAAGGAGAACTTGCTGGGTGCCACTGAGAGCGACCCCAACCTCTTCGTTGCACTTTACGACTTTGTCGCCAGTGGCGACAACACGCTGAGCATCACTAAAG GTGAAAAGCTGCGGGTTCTGGGCTACAATCAAAACGGCGAGTGGAGTGAGGTGCGCTCCAAGAATGGGCAGGGCTGGGTGCCCAGCAACTACATCACACCGGTAAACAGCCTGGAGAAGCACAGCTGGTACCACGGGCCCGTATCCCGCAGCGCCGCCGAGTACCTGCTCAGCAGCCTCATCAATGGCAGCTTCCTGgtgcgagagagcgagagcagcCCTGGTCAACTGTCCATCTCGCTGCGCTACGAGGGCCGGGTTTACCACTACCGCATCAACACGGCATCCGATGGCAAG GTCTATGTGACAGCAGAGAGCCGTTTCAGCACTCTGGCCGAACTGGTGCACCACCACTCCACGGTGGCAGATGGCCTTGTGACCACACTGCACTACCCAGCGCCCAAGTGCAACAAGCCCACCATCTACGGGGTCTCGCCCATCCATGACAAGTGGGAGATGGAGCGCACTGACATTACTATGAAGCACAAGCTGGGAGGTGGACAATATGGGGAGGTGTATGTCGGTGTCTGGAAGAAGTACAACCTCACTGTGGCAGTAAAGACTCTGAAG GAGGACACCATGGAAGTGGAGGAGTTCCTTAAAGAAGCTTCAGTTATGAAAGAGGTCAAACATCCCAACCTCGTACAGCTGCTGG GCGTCTGTACACTGGAGCCCCCTTTCTACATTGTGACAGAGTACATGCCCCACGGGAACCTTCTGGACTACCTGCGCGAGTGCAACCGCGAGGAGGTGAATGCTGTGGTGCTTCTCTACATGGCCACACAGATCTCTTCGGCCATGGAGTACCTGGAAAAGAAGAACTTCATCCACAG GGACCTGGCAGCAAGGAACTGCCTGGTGGGCGAGAACCATGTGGTGAAGGTTGCCGACTTCGGCCTAAGTCGCCTCATGACCGGGGACACCTACACAGCCCATGCCGGCGCCAAGTTTCCCATCAAGTGGACTGCCCCAGAGAGCCTTGCCTACAACACCTTCTCCATCAAGTCTGACGTTTGGG CATTTGGGGTGCTGCTTTGGGAGATAGCCACCTATGGCATGTCCCCCTACCCAGGCATCGACCTTTCTCAGGTATACGATCTGCTGGAGAAAGGCTACCGAATGGAGCAGCCGGAGGGGTGTCCACCCAAGGTGTACGAGCTCATGAGAGCCT GCTGGCAGTGGAGCCCAATGGATCGACCATCCTTTGCTGAGATACATCAGGCCTTTGAAACCATGTTCCATGACTCCAGTATCTCTGAAG AGGTGGCAGAGGAACTGTGTAAGACAGCCACATCTTCCTCATCCAGTCGTTTCATCCCTGGAAAGCCGCTCTTGCCCCTCAAGCCTCGTTCCCCAAAGAAACACATAGACAACAAGGAGAACATTGAAGAGCGGCAGGAGGCCCTCGGACTCAGCGGCACATCAG GTCTGACGGCTAATCTTCTGGCCGACAATGGCACGGGAACCTCTCCAGCCCTACCGCGCAAGCAGCGGGACAAATCTCCCAGCAGCCTCCTGGAGGAGTCGCGTGAGACCACTTTCACGCGGGACCGTAAGGCTGgcttcttcagctccttcaTGAAGAAGAAGTCCTCCTCGCCCACCTCTCACCCGCAGCAGACGCTGCCCATGCCGCCCAAGAGGAGCAGCTCTTTTAGGGAGATGGAGAATCAGCCCCACAAGAAATACGAGCCAGCAGCTGGCTTTGGCGCTATACCGCCTCCTGCTGCGCAGGTAGACACCTCTGGCTTCTCACCCTCCCATGGGGAAACGAGTTCAACCCCGTCACGCTGCTGTGGAGCCAGCTTTGGATCCAGGAactccagctgctcctctgcagttggcagcagcagcagctgggcaGGCCTTGCTGGCTTCTTTACACCCCGCCTCATCAAAAAGACCCTGGGGCTGCGGACAGGGAAGCCGAGTGGGGCTGAGGATGGGGCTGTGGGAGGGGGGAGCAAGCCCTTCCCCAGGTCTAATTCCACTTCCTCTATGTCGGCTGGTCTGCCAGACCTGGACCGCATGGCCCTGACTCTGCCCAGGAACCGCAGCAAACCCCCACTAGAGCGCACCGCCTCGACTACCTCCCAGCCGGAGAGCGGGAGTTCACGCTGTGGAGAACTTCCTGCCCGCAGGACCGACGAGGGCAGCGCCCAGATTCGGGAGCGGCATAAAACTAAGCTGCTGCCCCGGGGAGTGAGTGGCAATGGGGTTTCTGTAGTTGCTCAGAGAGCACCTGGAGTCGGGGGTGAGGCTGACTCGGACTGCCATTCACAGGTGAGGGAGGTGTCAGAGTTGGCTGGCCAGGACAGACAGGGTTGGTCCTCCCCCTCCAAGTCATCAGGGTCTGCCACATCAACCGCCCCCCACAACCATAAAGTGCCGGTGCTGATCTCCCCCACACTGAAGCACAGCCCACCTGACGCTCATCTTGTGGCCATGGACTCCCAGGGTAACCGCTTCAAGCTGCTGTCAGAACACCAGGCTGACCGCGACCGGCCGCGGCTAGTCAAGCCTAGGTGTGCGCCCCCACCTCCCCCGAACTTGCGGCTCGTACAGCAGCCACCGTCCTTTTACTGCGGAGATGAGGGGGATGAGCTCTCCGGAGAGGTCAATGGGGAGGTGGGGAAACGACCTGGGAGGCCTGCAGGGTCATCGGGGGGCAGACCATCAGTGCCACCGCCGCAAGTGCCTCCAGCAGCCTCGCCCTCGTCGTCAAACTTGTGCTCCTCCGGTAGCACTCCCCAGACTAAGATGACCAATGGCGCGCCCCCTCCCACGGCCTCTGCCCCCGCAGGCAGTGGCAAGGTAACCCTGCGACGGGCACGTGCGGACAGGACTCCGCTGGGCCAGGTCAGTAAGGAGGCCCTGCTGGAGTGTGCCGAGGGCCTGAGCAGTGCCCTGCGGGCCAGTCCGGAGCCCTCCTCCAGCAGCCACGTCCTGGACGCTGGACACCAGCTGCTCGACTGCTGCTCAGGCTACGTGGACTGCATTTCGCAGACGCGCAACAAGTTCGCCTTCAGGGAGGCCGTGGGGAAGCTGGAGCTGAGCCTGCATGAGCTCCGGGCATCCTCGTCAGGGGGTGGGGTTGGCGGAGGCACCGTGCCGGGTGCCAGTGTAGTTGTGGACAACTTGCACGCTTGCATCAAGGAAATAAGTGATGTAGTGCAGAGATAG
- the LOC108935246 gene encoding tyrosine-protein kinase ABL2-like isoform X4, with the protein MRYVLATFFSGSSKCVPNEALHRPFGLEHDSALAEAGRWGSKENLLGATESDPNLFVALYDFVASGDNTLSITKGEKLRVLGYNQNGEWSEVRSKNGQGWVPSNYITPVNSLEKHSWYHGPVSRSAAEYLLSSLINGSFLVRESESSPGQLSISLRYEGRVYHYRINTASDGKVYVTAESRFSTLAELVHHHSTVADGLVTTLHYPAPKCNKPTIYGVSPIHDKWEMERTDITMKHKLGGGQYGEVYVGVWKKYNLTVAVKTLKEDTMEVEEFLKEASVMKEVKHPNLVQLLGVCTLEPPFYIVTEYMPHGNLLDYLRECNREEVNAVVLLYMATQISSAMEYLEKKNFIHRDLAARNCLVGENHVVKVADFGLSRLMTGDTYTAHAGAKFPIKWTAPESLAYNTFSIKSDVWAFGVLLWEIATYGMSPYPGIDLSQVYDLLEKGYRMEQPEGCPPKVYELMRACWQWSPMDRPSFAEIHQAFETMFHDSSISEEVAEELCKTATSSSSSRFIPGKPLLPLKPRSPKKHIDNKENIEERQEALGLSGTSGLTANLLADNGTGTSPALPRKQRDKSPSSLLEESRETTFTRDRKAGFFSSFMKKKSSSPTSHPQQTLPMPPKRSSSFREMENQPHKKYEPAAGFGAIPPPAAQVDTSGFSPSHGETSSTPSRCCGASFGSRNSSCSSAVGSSSSWAGLAGFFTPRLIKKTLGLRTGKPSGAEDGAVGGGSKPFPRSNSTSSMSAGLPDLDRMALTLPRNRSKPPLERTASTTSQPESGSSRCGELPARRTDEGSAQIRERHKTKLLPRGVSGNGVSVVAQRAPGVGGEADSDCHSQVREVSELAGQDRQGWSSPSKSSGSATSTAPHNHKVPVLISPTLKHSPPDAHLVAMDSQGNRFKLLSEHQADRDRPRLVKPRCAPPPPPNLRLVQQPPSFYCGDEGDELSGEVNGEVGKRPGRPAGSSGGRPSVPPPQVPPAASPSSSNLCSSGSTPQTKMTNGAPPPTASAPAGSGKVTLRRARADRTPLGQVSKEALLECAEGLSSALRASPEPSSSSHVLDAGHQLLDCCSGYVDCISQTRNKFAFREAVGKLELSLHELRASSSGGGVGGGTVPGASVVVDNLHACIKEISDVVQR; encoded by the exons ATGAGATATGTGCTGGCCACATTTTTCAGTGGATCATCTAAATGTGTACCAAATG AGGCCCTTCACCGCCCGTTCGGCCTGGAACACGACTCCGCCCTGGCCGAGGCAGGCCGCTGGGGCTCTAAGGAGAACTTGCTGGGTGCCACTGAGAGCGACCCCAACCTCTTCGTTGCACTTTACGACTTTGTCGCCAGTGGCGACAACACGCTGAGCATCACTAAAG GTGAAAAGCTGCGGGTTCTGGGCTACAATCAAAACGGCGAGTGGAGTGAGGTGCGCTCCAAGAATGGGCAGGGCTGGGTGCCCAGCAACTACATCACACCGGTAAACAGCCTGGAGAAGCACAGCTGGTACCACGGGCCCGTATCCCGCAGCGCCGCCGAGTACCTGCTCAGCAGCCTCATCAATGGCAGCTTCCTGgtgcgagagagcgagagcagcCCTGGTCAACTGTCCATCTCGCTGCGCTACGAGGGCCGGGTTTACCACTACCGCATCAACACGGCATCCGATGGCAAG GTCTATGTGACAGCAGAGAGCCGTTTCAGCACTCTGGCCGAACTGGTGCACCACCACTCCACGGTGGCAGATGGCCTTGTGACCACACTGCACTACCCAGCGCCCAAGTGCAACAAGCCCACCATCTACGGGGTCTCGCCCATCCATGACAAGTGGGAGATGGAGCGCACTGACATTACTATGAAGCACAAGCTGGGAGGTGGACAATATGGGGAGGTGTATGTCGGTGTCTGGAAGAAGTACAACCTCACTGTGGCAGTAAAGACTCTGAAG GAGGACACCATGGAAGTGGAGGAGTTCCTTAAAGAAGCTTCAGTTATGAAAGAGGTCAAACATCCCAACCTCGTACAGCTGCTGG GCGTCTGTACACTGGAGCCCCCTTTCTACATTGTGACAGAGTACATGCCCCACGGGAACCTTCTGGACTACCTGCGCGAGTGCAACCGCGAGGAGGTGAATGCTGTGGTGCTTCTCTACATGGCCACACAGATCTCTTCGGCCATGGAGTACCTGGAAAAGAAGAACTTCATCCACAG GGACCTGGCAGCAAGGAACTGCCTGGTGGGCGAGAACCATGTGGTGAAGGTTGCCGACTTCGGCCTAAGTCGCCTCATGACCGGGGACACCTACACAGCCCATGCCGGCGCCAAGTTTCCCATCAAGTGGACTGCCCCAGAGAGCCTTGCCTACAACACCTTCTCCATCAAGTCTGACGTTTGGG CATTTGGGGTGCTGCTTTGGGAGATAGCCACCTATGGCATGTCCCCCTACCCAGGCATCGACCTTTCTCAGGTATACGATCTGCTGGAGAAAGGCTACCGAATGGAGCAGCCGGAGGGGTGTCCACCCAAGGTGTACGAGCTCATGAGAGCCT GCTGGCAGTGGAGCCCAATGGATCGACCATCCTTTGCTGAGATACATCAGGCCTTTGAAACCATGTTCCATGACTCCAGTATCTCTGAAG AGGTGGCAGAGGAACTGTGTAAGACAGCCACATCTTCCTCATCCAGTCGTTTCATCCCTGGAAAGCCGCTCTTGCCCCTCAAGCCTCGTTCCCCAAAGAAACACATAGACAACAAGGAGAACATTGAAGAGCGGCAGGAGGCCCTCGGACTCAGCGGCACATCAG GTCTGACGGCTAATCTTCTGGCCGACAATGGCACGGGAACCTCTCCAGCCCTACCGCGCAAGCAGCGGGACAAATCTCCCAGCAGCCTCCTGGAGGAGTCGCGTGAGACCACTTTCACGCGGGACCGTAAGGCTGgcttcttcagctccttcaTGAAGAAGAAGTCCTCCTCGCCCACCTCTCACCCGCAGCAGACGCTGCCCATGCCGCCCAAGAGGAGCAGCTCTTTTAGGGAGATGGAGAATCAGCCCCACAAGAAATACGAGCCAGCAGCTGGCTTTGGCGCTATACCGCCTCCTGCTGCGCAGGTAGACACCTCTGGCTTCTCACCCTCCCATGGGGAAACGAGTTCAACCCCGTCACGCTGCTGTGGAGCCAGCTTTGGATCCAGGAactccagctgctcctctgcagttggcagcagcagcagctgggcaGGCCTTGCTGGCTTCTTTACACCCCGCCTCATCAAAAAGACCCTGGGGCTGCGGACAGGGAAGCCGAGTGGGGCTGAGGATGGGGCTGTGGGAGGGGGGAGCAAGCCCTTCCCCAGGTCTAATTCCACTTCCTCTATGTCGGCTGGTCTGCCAGACCTGGACCGCATGGCCCTGACTCTGCCCAGGAACCGCAGCAAACCCCCACTAGAGCGCACCGCCTCGACTACCTCCCAGCCGGAGAGCGGGAGTTCACGCTGTGGAGAACTTCCTGCCCGCAGGACCGACGAGGGCAGCGCCCAGATTCGGGAGCGGCATAAAACTAAGCTGCTGCCCCGGGGAGTGAGTGGCAATGGGGTTTCTGTAGTTGCTCAGAGAGCACCTGGAGTCGGGGGTGAGGCTGACTCGGACTGCCATTCACAGGTGAGGGAGGTGTCAGAGTTGGCTGGCCAGGACAGACAGGGTTGGTCCTCCCCCTCCAAGTCATCAGGGTCTGCCACATCAACCGCCCCCCACAACCATAAAGTGCCGGTGCTGATCTCCCCCACACTGAAGCACAGCCCACCTGACGCTCATCTTGTGGCCATGGACTCCCAGGGTAACCGCTTCAAGCTGCTGTCAGAACACCAGGCTGACCGCGACCGGCCGCGGCTAGTCAAGCCTAGGTGTGCGCCCCCACCTCCCCCGAACTTGCGGCTCGTACAGCAGCCACCGTCCTTTTACTGCGGAGATGAGGGGGATGAGCTCTCCGGAGAGGTCAATGGGGAGGTGGGGAAACGACCTGGGAGGCCTGCAGGGTCATCGGGGGGCAGACCATCAGTGCCACCGCCGCAAGTGCCTCCAGCAGCCTCGCCCTCGTCGTCAAACTTGTGCTCCTCCGGTAGCACTCCCCAGACTAAGATGACCAATGGCGCGCCCCCTCCCACGGCCTCTGCCCCCGCAGGCAGTGGCAAGGTAACCCTGCGACGGGCACGTGCGGACAGGACTCCGCTGGGCCAGGTCAGTAAGGAGGCCCTGCTGGAGTGTGCCGAGGGCCTGAGCAGTGCCCTGCGGGCCAGTCCGGAGCCCTCCTCCAGCAGCCACGTCCTGGACGCTGGACACCAGCTGCTCGACTGCTGCTCAGGCTACGTGGACTGCATTTCGCAGACGCGCAACAAGTTCGCCTTCAGGGAGGCCGTGGGGAAGCTGGAGCTGAGCCTGCATGAGCTCCGGGCATCCTCGTCAGGGGGTGGGGTTGGCGGAGGCACCGTGCCGGGTGCCAGTGTAGTTGTGGACAACTTGCACGCTTGCATCAAGGAAATAAGTGATGTAGTGCAGAGATAG